The following coding sequences lie in one Cotesia glomerata isolate CgM1 linkage group LG5, MPM_Cglom_v2.3, whole genome shotgun sequence genomic window:
- the LOC123265527 gene encoding uncharacterized protein LOC123265527, with protein MAKINNYTCAVASWLVFVFVINSKAYAGLSSSLNTTETPTTSHSSAFLDSAEKDSSSSEEEEKEEKDPSTTSPPIVLQPNITGALDVGQGLLVPLVPVVDPTSNTTAASPLVASLLPVAVESVSPTSTPADSESDESNSSSAEIKDDMDVAEDIIFRPLFRYRQEVADRQQSRKYYQPYLYAYRKPNYYNYDSD; from the exons ATGGCTAAG ataaataattatacctGTGCTGTGGCGAGCTGgcttgtttttgtttttgttataaaCTCTAAAGCATACGCTGGTTTGTCATCGTCATTGAATACTACTGAAACTCCCACGACTTCTCATTCAAGCGCTTTCTTAGATTCTGCTGAAaag gaCTCTTCTTCttcagaagaagaagaaaaagaagaaaaggatCCATCGACAACTTCACCACCTATTGTACTCCAACCAAACATCACCGGCGCTCTAGATGTTGGTCAAGGTCTTCTAGTACCTCTGGTACCAGTAGTAGACCCTACAAGCAACACAACTGCAGCCAGTCCTCTGGTTGCAAGTCTTCTACCAGTAGCCGTCGAATCAGTTTCTCCTACATCCACACCAGCAGACTCTGAATCCGATGAATCTAACTCCAGCTCGGCTGAG ATAAAAGATGACATGGATGTTGCTGAAGACATTATCTTTAGACCACTATTTAGGTATCGTCAAGAAGTTGCTGATCGTCAACAAAGTAGAAAATATTATCAGCCGTATTTATACGCTTACCGTAAGcccaattattataattacgaCTCCGATTAA